AGATCAAGGGATTCCTGGAAATGACGGAATCCTGACCGGATTTACGCCGCATGCCGTGCTACGCTCCAGGGTCATGAAGACCTGCGTGGCCGCGGCATGCGGCATTTTTATGTTACTGGCTTCCTGTTCCGGCACCGGGGACTTCAAGCCCGCGTTCAACCAGCCGCTCCAGCCCGTGATGCAGCCGGGCTTTGTTTATGTGGACCAGGTGGCCCCGCTGGTGAAAACCAACCTGAAGTATGCCGGTTATGACAACTTTGTGGGGCGTCCGCTGGACGGCTACCACGGCAGGCGCGCCATCCTGCGCACGCAGACGGCGCGCGCCCTGAAAAAAGTCTCGGAAGACCTGTACAGGCAGGGCTATGTGCTGGAAATTTATGACGCCTACCGTCCCCATACCGCCGTGCTGGACATCTGCAAATGGGGCGCGGACGCGGGTGACCAGAAGATGAAGGCCAGGTATTACCCGAACATTGACAAGGCAAAGGTATTCGGGGACCACTATGTGCGCGATTTCTCGGAACATTCCCGCGGCGTGGCCGTGGACGTCTCCCTGCTGTACGCCAAAACCGGAAAGCCTGTGGACATGGGCGGCCATCATGACCTGCTGGACCCCAGCTCCGCTACGGACAGCCCCCTGGTGACTCCGGTCCAGCACCGGAACCGGATGATTCTGAAAAAGGCATTTGAAAAACAGGGGTTTGCCAATTATTCCCCGGAATGGTGGCACTACCGCCTGCTGAATGAACCGGCGCCCTCCCTGCATTATTACTTTCCGGTGTGGGACGGCATGGCCGCGCGGTAGGCGCTGACACGTCCGCTGTCACGGACGCGC
This DNA window, taken from Akkermansia muciniphila, encodes the following:
- a CDS encoding M15 family metallopeptidase is translated as MLLASCSGTGDFKPAFNQPLQPVMQPGFVYVDQVAPLVKTNLKYAGYDNFVGRPLDGYHGRRAILRTQTARALKKVSEDLYRQGYVLEIYDAYRPHTAVLDICKWGADAGDQKMKARYYPNIDKAKVFGDHYVRDFSEHSRGVAVDVSLLYAKTGKPVDMGGHHDLLDPSSATDSPLVTPVQHRNRMILKKAFEKQGFANYSPEWWHYRLLNEPAPSLHYYFPVWDGMAAR